AGCTCCAGCGGCGGGTGCAATCTTGCTGCCGGTCCCCATTCAGTGACCTCAACAAAGCTCGCGTAATCCGCATCCTGCGGCTTGCCGATTTCAATCTGGTCCGGTTCTTGCGGCCAGCCAGAGAGAAACCCGCCTACGCGGGCAAGCGAAGTCCGCCACCGCGATCCCCTCCTTTGGGTCTGCCGAAGGCTCAACCCGCGCAAGGCCGCCGCCGCCATCAGATAGCCGGCTCCGTGATCCAGCGCCTGCACCGGCAACGGCACCGGCTTGTCCGCGCCGTTTGCGCGCGTTCCCGCCTCGGCAAGGCCGCAGCTCATCTGCACAAGGCTGTCAAAGCCCCGGCGTTTGAGCCATGGCCCGCGCCAGCCATAAGCGTTCAATGACACCTCAACCAATCCCGGGCGACGTGCTGCGCGGATGTCTGCACCCAGCCCGAGGGCTTCCAATGCATCCGCCCGGTAGCCATGAACCAGAACGTCCGCCTCGGCGAGAAGCGCCTTGAACCGCGCCCGCCCGGCGCCGGTTTTAAGGTCCAGCCGCGCACATCTTTTGCCGGGTGTGACTTCCGGCACCACCCCTGGCTCCTCCCATGTGGGCGGATCGATGCGCAGCACATCCGCCCCGAACCCTGCCAGAAAGCGCGTTGCTACGGGCCCCGCCAGTACACGGGTCAGATCCAGCACCCTGATCCCTGCAAGCGGACGCGAGTGCTCAAATGCGCTTTCAAAGGCCGCCGCCTCGCCTGCCGCTTCCATCCCCATCACCGGTTCCGCCAGCACCGCGCGTCCCTGGGGATGCGCCGCCCAGTCGCGCACGCTGCGCATCAGGGCCGCGCAGCCGCCTTCGCTCACGATCGCGTTTTCAAGCGCCTCACCACGCCATCCCGCAACCGCCCTGCTCACCGCATTTCGGTCTGCGGCAGTGCCGAGCACCCTGAGGGCTGCTGCGCGGTGGTGCGGGGCATTGGTGTGCAGACGAATCCAGCCATCGGCACAGGCATAGTCGCCGGCAACCGGATCCCAGGCGGGAGGCAGTGCCCACCCCTTGGGCAGGATCGAAAAACCGAACCAGAGCGAGGCAAGACGGCGGTCGACTGCAACACCATGAGACACACCGGACCGCACCTGGATCCATTCGGCGAGGGCCAGTCCCGCAACGCCCAGCACCGCCGCGGCAAAGTCGCTGACGGCAAAGACCGACGCAAGCGCGCCCTGCCCTGTCACCCGGATGTTACGGCACATATCCGGCTCGCCGCCAAGTCCGGCCCAAAGCTCCGAAACCATCGGAAAGGCACGCGATTTGCCCCCT
The DNA window shown above is from Hoeflea phototrophica DFL-43 and carries:
- a CDS encoding CoA transferase, whose translation is MTSVQSGGKSRAFPMVSELWAGLGGEPDMCRNIRVTGQGALASVFAVSDFAAAVLGVAGLALAEWIQVRSGVSHGVAVDRRLASLWFGFSILPKGWALPPAWDPVAGDYACADGWIRLHTNAPHHRAAALRVLGTAADRNAVSRAVAGWRGEALENAIVSEGGCAALMRSVRDWAAHPQGRAVLAEPVMGMEAAGEAAAFESAFEHSRPLAGIRVLDLTRVLAGPVATRFLAGFGADVLRIDPPTWEEPGVVPEVTPGKRCARLDLKTGAGRARFKALLAEADVLVHGYRADALEALGLGADIRAARRPGLVEVSLNAYGWRGPWLKRRGFDSLVQMSCGLAEAGTRANGADKPVPLPVQALDHGAGYLMAAAALRGLSLRQTQRRGSRWRTSLARVGGFLSGWPQEPDQIEIGKPQDADYASFVEVTEWGPAARLHPPLELGQTGMFWDRPAVDLGTSLPAW